In Afipia carboxidovorans OM5, the sequence CAGCGACAGGCTGACGCCGAGTGCGATGAGGATGAAGGAGAATTCACCGATCTGCGCAAGGCTCGCTGAGATCGTCAGCGCCGTGGGTTTGGAATAGCCGAACAGCCGCACGATCCCATAGGCCGCGATCGATTTGCCGAACAGGATGATGAACAATGTCGCGAGAAGCGGCAGCGGCTCCTTCACGATGATCGAGGGGTCGAACAACATGCCGACCGACACGAAGAACAGCACCGCGAATGCATCGCGCAGCGGCAGCGTCTCGCTCGCCGCGCGCTGGCTGAGTTCGGACTCGCTCAGGATCATGCCGGCGAAAAAAGCGCCGAGTGCGAACGATACATCGAACAGCAAGGCCGCACCGAAGGCGACGCCAAGCGAAATCGAAAACACCGCGAGGCGAAACAGTTCGCGCGAGCCGGTGTGGGCGACATAATGCAGAAGCCAGGGAATGACGCGGCGGCCGACCACCAGCATCAACACCATAAAGGTCGCGACCTTGCCGAGCGTCATCAAGAGCGGCCAGGTGAGCGCCGACATATCCAAGCTGGTCTCGCCGTTCATTAGCCCCGCAAGCGGCGGCAGCATCACCAGCGTCAGCACACAGAAGATGTCCTCGACAATCAGCCAGCCGACCGCGATGCGGCCACGCTCGGTGTCGATGAGACGCCGCTCCTGCATCGCGCGCAGCAGCACTGCGGTCGAAGCCGTGGAGAGTGCGATGCCGAACATGATGCCCTTGCCATTGCTCCAGCCGAGCATCCAGCCGAGCGCCCAGCCCATCAACGTGGCGGCCGAAATCTGCGCCACCGCGCCCGGCAGTGCGATGCCGCGCACCGACCACAGATCCTTCAGCGAGAAATGCAGGCCGACGCCGAACATAAGAAGAATGATTCCGATCTCGGCGAGTTCGTTGGCGATAGTCTGATCGGCAACGAAGCCCGGCGTGAACGGGCCCATAACAACGCCTGCAAGCAGATAACCGACGAGCGGTGAAATACGGGCGCGTTGAACCAGCGCGCCAAGGAAAAA encodes:
- the ybaL gene encoding YbaL family putative K(+) efflux transporter yields the protein MNHNTPLISTIVVGLVLAFFLGALVQRARISPLVGYLLAGVVMGPFTPGFVADQTIANELAEIGIILLMFGVGLHFSLKDLWSVRGIALPGAVAQISAATLMGWALGWMLGWSNGKGIMFGIALSTASTAVLLRAMQERRLIDTERGRIAVGWLIVEDIFCVLTLVMLPPLAGLMNGETSLDMSALTWPLLMTLGKVATFMVLMLVVGRRVIPWLLHYVAHTGSRELFRLAVFSISLGVAFGAALLFDVSFALGAFFAGMILSESELSQRAASETLPLRDAFAVLFFVSVGMLFDPSIIVKEPLPLLATLFIILFGKSIAAYGIVRLFGYSKPTALTISASLAQIGEFSFILIALGVSLSLMTERGRDLVLAGSIITIMLNPLWFAVLDRVLKEKEGVSEASNDEKPAPRVELPVSGLTGHVILVGYGRVGSVVGKALRAGNAPFLVIEDNPGAIERLQQEGIEVISGNAAAPGMLQAANLEAARGLLVAIPDAFESGQIIAKARAISASIPIIARAHSEQEIAHLEHHGANLVIMGELEIAKVMIAEIGIQAQPLAS